The Microbacterium horticulturae genome has a window encoding:
- a CDS encoding CoA transferase subunit A — translation MIDKQVASAAEAVADIPDGASIAVGGFGLSGNPMALIEALLAQGTTDLSVISNNCGVDDWGLGLLLGQRRIRKMTSSYVGENKEFERQFLEGDLELELTPQGTLAEKLRAGGAGVAAFFTPTGVGTQVAEGGLPRRYDGNGGVAVASPVKETRTFTVAGRERECVLEEGIVADFALVHALRGDRHGNLVFNKAARNFNPLAAMSGRVCIAQVEELVEPGEIDADAVHLPGIYVHRVVEVGTDIEKRIERRTVATPAEGA, via the coding sequence GTGATCGACAAACAGGTGGCAAGCGCGGCCGAGGCCGTCGCGGACATCCCCGACGGTGCATCCATCGCCGTCGGCGGATTCGGGCTGAGCGGCAACCCGATGGCGCTGATCGAGGCGCTCCTTGCGCAGGGAACGACTGATCTGTCAGTCATCTCCAACAACTGCGGGGTCGACGACTGGGGGCTCGGGCTGCTGCTGGGCCAACGACGGATCCGCAAGATGACCTCGTCGTACGTGGGTGAGAACAAGGAGTTCGAGCGGCAGTTCCTCGAGGGGGATCTCGAACTCGAGCTGACACCACAGGGCACCCTGGCCGAGAAGCTGCGGGCCGGGGGAGCGGGCGTCGCGGCGTTCTTCACCCCGACCGGCGTGGGCACACAGGTCGCCGAGGGCGGCCTACCGCGTCGTTATGACGGCAACGGCGGGGTGGCCGTGGCATCCCCCGTCAAAGAGACACGCACGTTCACCGTCGCCGGCCGTGAGCGCGAGTGCGTGCTGGAGGAGGGCATCGTCGCGGACTTCGCACTCGTGCACGCCCTGCGCGGCGACCGGCACGGCAATCTCGTGTTCAACAAGGCGGCACGCAACTTCAACCCGCTGGCCGCGATGAGCGGGCGGGTGTGTATCGCGCAGGTGGAAGAACTCGTCGAGCCGGGCGAGATCGACGCCGACGCCGTGCACCTGCCGGGCATCTACGTGCACCGCGTCGTGGAGGTCGGCACCGACATCGAGAAGCGCATCGAGCGTCGCACGGTGGCGACGCCCGCGGAAGGAGCATGA
- a CDS encoding class I adenylate-forming enzyme family protein encodes MYDDGMPADGAHTLGRWLDDRAVTTPAKTAIDDRGVTIDYARLAERARDLADRLRTAGYGPGDRIATISGNTIDHVVAFFACAKAGIAFVPLSWRLASSELAEVIARASPQLLLVEEDYAGPAADAQRRRGMPLPQAPLGVAGVETHAPERDERFGERPKHRAVRDDDTALVIFTSGSEGTPKGVMLSHANCFWNNLALAGAIGLRTDDVVLAALPQFHIAAWNVQPLLAWWTGATVVLERSFQPDRVLQLISERHVTALMGVPTQYRLLADDPGFAAADLSSLRIAQVGGAPADDELQEVWRARGVELLAGYGLTEAAPNVLSVAPGDARAAQGTVGVPYPHVDVCIADPGTGLPTGEGAVGELWVRGPSVFTGYLGDPNATTSAFAGEWLRTGDLARRGEDGRYRIVDRIKDIYISGGENVAPAEVERALCAHPAVRAAVVVGVPDRVWGERGLAFVELVPGVPCGQDELLAHARERLASFKVPVRVIVRDELPRSAIDKLARSRLREQARAIWEEGAYECAE; translated from the coding sequence ATGTACGACGACGGGATGCCGGCAGACGGGGCACACACACTGGGCCGGTGGCTCGACGACCGCGCTGTGACGACGCCGGCGAAGACGGCGATCGACGACCGCGGCGTCACGATCGACTATGCGCGACTCGCCGAGCGCGCACGCGATCTGGCCGACCGCCTGCGCACCGCGGGCTACGGGCCCGGCGATCGCATCGCGACCATATCGGGCAACACGATCGACCACGTCGTGGCGTTCTTCGCCTGCGCGAAGGCCGGCATCGCCTTCGTCCCGCTCTCGTGGCGGCTGGCGTCGAGCGAGCTCGCAGAGGTCATCGCACGGGCGAGCCCGCAGCTGCTGCTCGTCGAGGAAGACTACGCCGGGCCCGCCGCCGATGCACAGCGCCGACGGGGGATGCCGCTTCCGCAGGCGCCTCTGGGCGTGGCAGGCGTGGAGACCCACGCGCCCGAGCGAGACGAACGCTTCGGCGAGCGGCCCAAGCATCGCGCCGTCCGCGACGACGACACCGCCCTGGTGATCTTCACCTCAGGCAGCGAGGGCACGCCCAAGGGTGTCATGCTCAGCCACGCCAACTGCTTCTGGAACAACCTGGCGCTGGCCGGGGCGATCGGCCTGCGCACCGACGACGTCGTGCTGGCGGCGCTGCCGCAGTTTCACATCGCCGCGTGGAACGTGCAGCCGCTGCTGGCGTGGTGGACGGGCGCCACCGTCGTCCTCGAGCGCTCGTTTCAGCCCGACCGGGTGCTTCAGTTGATCTCCGAGCGACACGTGACCGCGCTCATGGGCGTGCCGACGCAGTATCGGCTGCTCGCCGACGACCCCGGCTTCGCTGCGGCCGACCTCAGCTCGCTGCGGATCGCGCAGGTCGGCGGTGCGCCGGCCGACGATGAGCTGCAAGAGGTCTGGCGCGCGCGCGGTGTGGAGCTTCTGGCCGGATATGGGCTGACTGAAGCAGCCCCGAACGTGCTGTCGGTCGCCCCCGGCGACGCCCGGGCCGCGCAGGGCACCGTCGGCGTCCCGTATCCGCACGTCGATGTGTGCATCGCCGATCCCGGTACCGGCCTGCCGACGGGCGAGGGTGCGGTGGGCGAGCTCTGGGTGCGAGGACCGAGCGTGTTCACCGGATATCTCGGCGATCCGAACGCCACGACCAGCGCATTCGCGGGGGAGTGGCTGCGCACCGGAGACCTTGCCCGACGCGGCGAAGACGGCCGGTACCGGATCGTCGACCGGATCAAGGACATCTACATCTCCGGGGGCGAGAACGTCGCACCCGCTGAAGTCGAGCGTGCGCTGTGTGCGCATCCGGCGGTGCGCGCAGCGGTGGTCGTCGGCGTGCCCGATCGGGTGTGGGGCGAACGCGGTCTCGCCTTCGTGGAACTCGTTCCCGGTGTTCCGTGCGGGCAGGATGAGCTGCTCGCCCATGCGCGCGAGAGGCTCGCGTCGTTCAAGGTGCCCGTGCGGGTCATCGTGAGGGACGAGCTGCCGCGTTCGGCGATAGACAAGCTCGCCCGGTCGCGCCTGCGAGAGCAGGCCCGGGCGATCTGGGAAGAGGGGGCCTATGAGTGTGCAGAATGA
- a CDS encoding TetR/AcrR family transcriptional regulator: MSVQNEQTALNVSSVTGRPLTKRGEATRRRLLEAAEHVFADQGYHEASIVKITERAGIGLGTFYLYFDSKQTIFESLVVDLNQRVRHSMAEAMTGAASRLEAERAGFAGFFHFTARHPALYRVVREAEFVSPDMLKLHYTRIVEGYEAGLRRAQQQDEVDRTLDPEIAAWALMGMGELIGMRYLLWERTADGDGPATLPDEAFDALMHFIDNALSPREHGQNSKEGENS; this comes from the coding sequence ATGAGTGTGCAGAATGAACAGACGGCGCTGAACGTGTCGTCGGTGACCGGCCGGCCGCTCACCAAGCGCGGCGAGGCCACGCGACGTCGCCTCCTGGAGGCGGCCGAGCACGTGTTCGCCGACCAGGGGTATCACGAAGCCTCGATCGTGAAGATCACCGAGCGTGCCGGGATCGGCCTGGGAACCTTCTACCTCTACTTCGACAGCAAGCAGACTATTTTCGAGTCGCTCGTCGTCGATCTGAACCAGCGCGTGCGCCACTCCATGGCCGAGGCGATGACGGGTGCCGCTTCGAGGCTCGAGGCCGAGCGCGCGGGCTTCGCGGGCTTCTTCCACTTCACGGCGCGGCATCCGGCGCTCTACCGCGTCGTCCGCGAGGCGGAGTTCGTCTCGCCTGACATGCTCAAGCTGCACTACACGCGCATCGTCGAGGGGTATGAGGCCGGGCTGCGCCGGGCCCAGCAGCAGGATGAGGTCGATCGCACGCTCGATCCGGAGATCGCGGCGTGGGCTCTCATGGGCATGGGAGAGCTGATCGGGATGCGCTATCTGCTGTGGGAACGCACGGCAGACGGCGACGGACCCGCGACCCTGCCCGACGAGGCCTTCGACGCCCTGATGCACTTCATCGACAACGCGCTCTCACCGCGCGAACACGGACAGAACAGCAAGGAAGGCGAGAACTCATGA
- a CDS encoding 3-hydroxybutyrate dehydrogenase has translation MTERDLDGKRAVVTGGASGIGLACARELAARGAHVVIADLDADAAQAAASTLDGEVWAVDLSDTPALDGLSLDADILVNNAGIQRVAPITEFDPEAFRLIQRLMVEAPFLLIRAALPTMYERGWGRIVNISSAHGLRASAFKVAYVTAKHALEGLSKVAALEGAEHGVTSNCINPAYVRTPLVEKQITDQAAVHGIPESEVVEKIMLTEMAVKRLVEPEEVASLAGWLVGAHSGMTTGASYTIDGGWTAR, from the coding sequence ATGACCGAACGGGACCTCGACGGCAAGCGGGCCGTCGTCACCGGAGGCGCCAGTGGCATCGGACTGGCCTGCGCGCGGGAGCTCGCCGCGCGTGGCGCGCACGTCGTGATCGCAGACCTCGATGCTGACGCGGCGCAGGCTGCGGCATCCACCCTCGACGGCGAAGTCTGGGCGGTCGACCTCTCCGACACTCCTGCCCTGGACGGACTGTCCTTGGACGCAGACATTCTCGTGAACAATGCCGGAATCCAGCGGGTCGCACCGATCACCGAGTTCGACCCCGAGGCGTTCCGGCTCATTCAGCGGCTCATGGTCGAGGCGCCGTTCCTGCTGATCCGCGCGGCGCTGCCCACCATGTACGAGCGTGGCTGGGGGCGCATCGTGAACATCTCCAGCGCACACGGACTGCGCGCCAGCGCTTTCAAGGTCGCGTATGTGACCGCCAAGCACGCGCTCGAAGGCCTCTCGAAGGTCGCGGCGCTGGAGGGCGCTGAGCACGGCGTGACAAGCAACTGCATCAACCCGGCGTACGTGCGCACGCCGCTGGTGGAGAAGCAGATCACCGACCAGGCCGCGGTGCACGGCATCCCCGAGTCGGAGGTCGTAGAGAAGATCATGCTGACCGAGATGGCGGTCAAGCGCCTCGTCGAGCCCGAAGAAGTCGCCTCGCTCGCCGGCTGGCTCGTGGGCGCGCACTCCGGGATGACGACGGGCGCCTCGTACACGATCGACGGCGGATGGACGGCACGATGA
- a CDS encoding branched-chain amino acid ABC transporter permease: MTRASRSPFVPVVAGVAVVVILAILPLLNISIPGVLPGPTYTPGTLALLSLCMVYAALALSYNMLLGTAGLLSFGHALSFGAGAYGLGIVLQSLQMPLWPSVLIAVLGGLVIAVVTGAVSLRVNGIPFAMVTLAFAQAASVLVRRNAQITGGEEGLSLPTAHVPDWLVGVINTRNLYWFALVVVVIAYLIALWVDRSRLGHVARAARENELRVRVLGLSPYVAKLVVFIAAAVAASLAGIAYLLLQSGTQPHAVSADLTITILVMVVLGGVGFRWGAVVGGVVYTLLDQRLTVLARSDLIAGMPDVLRIPLSEPLFLLGVLFIIVVMFLPGGIAGTVDALVRRRRARRAPASFVNVNRADEIAEEDVRV; the protein is encoded by the coding sequence ATGACCCGCGCGTCCCGTTCACCGTTCGTGCCCGTGGTCGCGGGCGTCGCCGTGGTGGTCATCCTGGCCATCCTGCCGCTGCTGAACATCAGCATCCCCGGCGTCCTGCCCGGCCCGACCTACACGCCCGGCACGCTCGCGTTGCTCTCACTGTGCATGGTCTACGCGGCCCTCGCGCTGTCGTACAACATGCTGCTGGGCACCGCCGGTCTGCTCTCGTTCGGGCATGCACTGTCGTTCGGGGCTGGCGCCTACGGGCTGGGCATCGTGCTGCAGTCGCTGCAGATGCCGCTGTGGCCGTCGGTGCTGATCGCAGTGCTCGGCGGACTCGTGATCGCCGTGGTCACCGGTGCTGTCAGCCTGCGCGTCAACGGCATCCCGTTCGCCATGGTCACGCTCGCGTTCGCCCAGGCTGCGTCGGTGCTCGTACGGCGCAACGCGCAGATCACCGGAGGAGAAGAGGGTCTCAGCCTGCCGACGGCGCACGTGCCCGATTGGCTCGTGGGCGTGATCAACACCCGGAACCTGTACTGGTTCGCGCTCGTGGTCGTGGTGATCGCGTACCTCATCGCGCTCTGGGTCGACCGATCGCGCCTCGGGCACGTGGCCCGCGCCGCGCGAGAGAACGAGTTGCGCGTGCGCGTGCTGGGTCTGAGCCCCTACGTTGCCAAGCTCGTGGTCTTCATCGCCGCGGCGGTCGCGGCATCCCTCGCCGGCATCGCCTACCTGCTTCTGCAGAGCGGCACCCAGCCGCACGCCGTGTCGGCCGACCTGACCATCACGATCCTCGTGATGGTGGTGCTCGGCGGTGTCGGATTCCGCTGGGGAGCCGTCGTCGGCGGCGTGGTCTACACCTTGCTCGACCAGCGGCTCACGGTGCTCGCGCGCTCGGACCTCATTGCCGGCATGCCCGACGTGCTGCGCATCCCGCTCTCAGAACCGCTGTTCCTGCTGGGCGTACTCTTCATCATCGTGGTGATGTTCCTGCCCGGCGGCATCGCGGGCACGGTCGACGCGCTGGTCCGCAGGCGCCGCGCGCGTCGCGCGCCCGCGTCGTTCGTCAACGTGAACCGTGCCGACGAGATCGCCGAAGAGGACGTGCGGGTGTGA
- a CDS encoding alpha/beta fold hydrolase — MSRERHEIDVPVDGGMLHVGVWEADSADAPTALLIHGVTSSHLAWPFVADRLPGVRLIAPDLRGRGRSNRLAGPAGMAAHAADMVAVLDALSIDRAVVVGHSMGAFVSVVLADVHPDRVSSLVLVDGGFPLDVPADLDPDTAIRLVLGPTAERLEMRFTSTAEYLDFWRAHPAFRQAWTPELEDYLAYDLVEDDGGALHPATAYATVVDDTIDMNTGSAVPDALGRLRHPTRLLTVPRGLQDEEPGLYAPAHLNRLLADHPAVEHRRIGGFNHYTIVMSPEGADVVAPEIAAAISVAPMRSAS, encoded by the coding sequence ATGAGTCGCGAACGGCACGAGATCGACGTTCCCGTGGACGGCGGGATGCTGCACGTGGGTGTCTGGGAGGCTGATTCGGCCGACGCGCCGACCGCGCTTCTCATCCACGGCGTGACCTCCTCGCACCTCGCCTGGCCGTTCGTCGCCGATCGGCTGCCGGGCGTGCGGCTGATCGCTCCCGACCTGCGCGGCCGCGGCCGCAGCAACCGGCTGGCCGGCCCCGCCGGAATGGCGGCGCACGCCGCGGACATGGTCGCCGTGCTCGACGCGCTGAGCATCGACCGCGCCGTCGTGGTCGGCCACTCGATGGGGGCGTTCGTCTCTGTCGTGCTGGCAGATGTGCACCCCGATCGGGTGTCATCGCTCGTGCTCGTGGACGGCGGATTCCCTCTGGACGTGCCCGCCGACCTCGACCCCGACACCGCGATCCGTCTCGTGCTGGGGCCGACTGCCGAGCGGCTGGAGATGCGGTTCACTTCCACCGCGGAGTACCTCGACTTCTGGCGTGCGCATCCGGCCTTCCGGCAGGCGTGGACGCCCGAGCTGGAGGACTACCTCGCGTACGATCTCGTCGAGGACGACGGGGGAGCACTTCACCCCGCGACCGCGTACGCCACGGTGGTCGACGACACGATCGACATGAATACGGGCAGCGCGGTCCCCGACGCCCTCGGGCGGCTGCGGCACCCCACCCGGCTGCTCACGGTGCCTCGCGGGCTGCAGGACGAAGAGCCAGGCCTGTACGCACCCGCGCACCTGAATCGTCTCCTGGCCGATCATCCGGCCGTGGAACACCGACGGATCGGCGGGTTCAACCACTACACCATCGTGATGTCGCCCGAGGGCGCCGACGTCGTCGCCCCCGAGATCGCGGCGGCCATCAGCGTCGCGCCGATGCGATCCGCGTCGTGA
- a CDS encoding ABC transporter ATP-binding protein, protein MSDILQVRGLRASIAGQQVVEDVSFDVPERGVTAILGRNGVGKTSTLRAIMGLISRRGEVRLGGDRIDSLLTHRIARRGVGYVPEDREVFAGLTVAENLVLAERNGSSRRELVAELFPDLTGRMAQRAGTLSGGQQQMVSLARALLNENRVLLVDEPTKGLAPKVVDDVAEALERAARTVPIVLVEQNLQVVRRLADKAVVIAAGRVVHTGATADILDDTDLTRRLLGVHAQQGAGA, encoded by the coding sequence ATGAGCGACATCTTGCAGGTGCGCGGCCTGCGTGCATCGATCGCCGGCCAGCAGGTCGTCGAAGACGTGAGCTTCGACGTTCCTGAACGCGGCGTGACGGCGATCCTCGGCCGCAACGGCGTCGGCAAGACCTCGACGTTGCGGGCGATCATGGGCCTGATCTCGCGGCGCGGCGAGGTACGCCTCGGCGGAGACCGGATCGACAGTCTGCTCACGCACCGCATCGCCCGACGCGGGGTCGGCTACGTGCCCGAAGACCGCGAGGTGTTCGCGGGGCTCACGGTCGCCGAAAATCTCGTCCTCGCCGAGCGCAACGGCAGCTCGCGGCGCGAGCTCGTCGCTGAGCTCTTCCCCGATCTGACGGGGCGTATGGCGCAGCGCGCCGGCACGCTCTCCGGGGGCCAGCAGCAGATGGTCTCGCTGGCCCGCGCTCTGCTGAACGAGAACCGCGTGCTGCTCGTCGACGAGCCCACGAAGGGGCTGGCGCCGAAGGTCGTCGACGATGTTGCAGAAGCGCTCGAACGGGCGGCGCGCACGGTGCCCATTGTGCTCGTCGAGCAGAACCTGCAGGTCGTGCGGCGGCTCGCCGACAAGGCGGTCGTGATCGCGGCCGGTCGGGTCGTGCACACCGGCGCGACCGCTGACATCCTCGACGACACCGATCTCACCCGCCGCCTTCTGGGCGTGCACGCGCAGCAGGGAGCGGGCGCATGA
- a CDS encoding IclR family transcriptional regulator, whose amino-acid sequence MDTHATVPGAQAVARAAALLRLVTAAGDVGVTTADLARQADLTRPTTHRLLAALRHEGLVDQDEGTGSWMPGPELFLMGNVAAARYDITEVARDIVRSLSVRTEESAFLSVRRGDETVCLVNEEGSFPIRSFVLHEGSRFPLGIASAGLAILAFLEPHDVDAYFERHPDLAERYGAAHGEARLRARLRDTKERGYSLNPGLIVEGSYGIGAAVFTREGHPQWALSLNGVEFRFGPDRLPELGRTLLAHAHQLTTRIASARR is encoded by the coding sequence ATGGACACGCACGCCACTGTGCCGGGCGCGCAAGCCGTGGCACGCGCGGCCGCGCTGCTGCGCTTGGTCACGGCCGCGGGCGATGTCGGCGTGACCACCGCGGACCTGGCCCGCCAGGCCGACCTGACGCGCCCCACGACGCACCGGCTGCTGGCCGCTCTTCGCCACGAAGGGCTCGTCGACCAGGACGAGGGAACAGGATCGTGGATGCCGGGGCCCGAACTGTTCCTCATGGGCAACGTCGCCGCGGCACGGTACGACATCACCGAGGTCGCCCGCGACATCGTGCGCTCCCTGTCGGTGCGCACAGAGGAGAGCGCGTTCCTGTCCGTACGCCGCGGGGATGAGACCGTGTGCCTGGTCAATGAGGAGGGCAGCTTCCCCATCCGTTCGTTCGTGCTGCACGAGGGCTCGCGGTTCCCTCTCGGCATCGCCTCGGCGGGCCTCGCGATCCTCGCCTTCCTGGAGCCTCACGATGTGGACGCCTACTTCGAACGGCATCCCGACTTGGCCGAACGCTACGGCGCCGCACATGGGGAGGCGCGTCTGCGTGCGCGGCTGCGTGACACCAAGGAGCGCGGATACTCGCTGAACCCCGGGCTGATCGTCGAGGGCAGCTACGGCATCGGCGCCGCCGTGTTCACCCGCGAAGGGCACCCGCAGTGGGCGCTGAGCCTGAACGGCGTCGAGTTCCGGTTCGGGCCCGACCGCCTGCCCGAGCTGGGGCGCACGCTCCTCGCACACGCCCACCAGCTCACGACGCGGATCGCATCGGCGCGACGCTGA
- a CDS encoding ABC transporter ATP-binding protein, giving the protein MTAPVPPALRIRSLGLQIGGIGILDEVALDVAPGALVGVIGPNGAGKTTLFNAISGLVRPTEGTIEMHGTDITRLSVARRARAGLGRTFQTSSLFPQLTVRENVRLAAQARVGGSYSLVRFPHRDDEATRVADEMLAIVGLTHRADARAGDISHGDKRKLEIAVLLAMRARVILLDEPMAGVASGDVAGLVESIRDLHRATGCTVLMVEHHIDVLMGLVEKVAVMYAGQIIAFDAPQRVMSDPLVQSAYLGSAA; this is encoded by the coding sequence ATGACGGCCCCCGTCCCGCCCGCGTTGCGCATCCGCAGCCTCGGCCTGCAGATCGGCGGCATCGGCATCCTCGACGAGGTCGCGCTCGACGTCGCACCCGGAGCGCTCGTCGGCGTGATCGGCCCGAACGGGGCCGGCAAGACGACGCTGTTCAACGCGATCTCCGGCCTCGTACGCCCCACGGAGGGCACCATCGAGATGCACGGCACCGACATCACGCGGCTCTCGGTCGCGCGGCGCGCACGGGCGGGGCTGGGGCGCACGTTCCAGACCTCGAGCCTGTTCCCACAGCTGACGGTGCGCGAGAACGTACGGCTGGCCGCGCAGGCGCGCGTCGGCGGCAGCTACTCGCTGGTGCGGTTTCCGCACCGCGACGACGAGGCCACGCGGGTGGCCGACGAGATGCTCGCGATCGTCGGGCTGACCCATCGGGCCGATGCCCGCGCGGGTGACATCTCGCACGGCGACAAACGCAAGCTCGAGATCGCGGTGCTGCTGGCCATGCGCGCCCGGGTCATCCTGCTCGACGAACCGATGGCCGGGGTCGCCTCCGGCGACGTCGCGGGTCTGGTCGAGAGCATCCGCGATCTGCACCGTGCGACCGGCTGCACGGTACTCATGGTCGAGCATCACATCGACGTGCTCATGGGCCTCGTCGAGAAGGTCGCGGTCATGTACGCCGGACAGATCATCGCGTTCGACGCGCCGCAGAGGGTGATGAGCGATCCGCTCGTGCAGAGCGCCTACCTGGGAAGTGCCGCATGA
- a CDS encoding branched-chain amino acid ABC transporter permease translates to MSTIVLALLTGVGLGALYFLVSSGLSLIYGLMHVLNFAHGAFLSLSAFIGWEVARRLDAANWGGFLLSIVVGAVVGALFAALTELALIRPLYERHIEQVLVTVGLSFAAIALFNGIWGTDPVYIAGPAWLDATTSVLGAKVPNVYWLLIVVAAIVLGLMVLFLRRTRYGIIIRAGVENRAMVTALGIDVRRSFTLVFAIGGAAAGIGGVLAAQWAGYVSSGLGQTLLIFAFIVTIIGGLGSLPGAAVASVLVAVLQQFANFFLAGTGDFIVVVLLAVVLLVRPSGLLGRAAV, encoded by the coding sequence ATGAGCACCATCGTCTTGGCGCTGCTGACCGGTGTCGGCCTGGGAGCGCTGTACTTCCTCGTCTCATCGGGACTGAGCCTCATCTACGGGCTGATGCACGTGCTGAACTTCGCGCACGGCGCGTTCCTGTCGCTGAGCGCATTCATCGGATGGGAAGTGGCACGGAGACTGGATGCCGCCAACTGGGGCGGCTTCCTTCTCTCGATCGTCGTGGGGGCTGTCGTGGGCGCGCTGTTCGCCGCCCTCACCGAGCTGGCGCTGATCCGCCCGCTGTACGAACGGCACATCGAGCAGGTGCTTGTGACGGTCGGCCTCTCGTTCGCCGCGATCGCCCTGTTCAACGGAATCTGGGGAACCGACCCGGTGTACATCGCCGGTCCCGCGTGGCTGGATGCGACGACGTCGGTCCTGGGCGCGAAGGTGCCCAACGTGTACTGGCTGCTCATCGTCGTGGCGGCCATCGTGCTGGGTCTGATGGTGCTGTTCCTGCGCCGCACTCGCTACGGCATCATCATCCGCGCGGGTGTGGAGAACCGTGCGATGGTGACGGCGCTGGGCATCGACGTGCGCCGGTCGTTCACCCTCGTCTTCGCGATCGGCGGAGCTGCAGCCGGCATCGGCGGGGTCCTCGCCGCGCAGTGGGCGGGGTATGTGTCCAGCGGCCTCGGGCAGACGCTGCTGATCTTCGCGTTCATCGTGACGATCATCGGTGGGCTCGGCTCGCTGCCGGGCGCCGCCGTCGCCTCGGTGCTCGTGGCGGTGCTGCAGCAGTTCGCCAACTTCTTCCTCGCCGGGACCGGCGACTTCATCGTCGTGGTCCTGCTCGCCGTCGTGCTTCTCGTCCGCCCGTCCGGCCTTCTGGGGAGGGCAGCCGTATGA